In the Danio rerio strain Tuebingen ecotype United States chromosome 8, GRCz12tu, whole genome shotgun sequence genome, one interval contains:
- the asb13b gene encoding ankyrin repeat and SOCS box protein 13 isoform X1 yields MEFEITRTRPSLFGDIAHGLGFWTDRSAVHEAAAQGRVVQLRKLIENGASVNIVAVDSITPLHEACIQGHTQCVKLLLDAGAHVDARNIDGSTPLCDACAAGSLECVKLLLEHGATVNPPLFTFSPLHEACMGGNSKCVQLMIDEGALMEAHDCHFGTPLHVACARQHLDCVKVLLNAGANVNAAKLHETALHHAAKVKNLELIELLVEFGGNIFARDNLGKKPIQYTRSSSASALCLEFYESTPLSLQQLCRISLRNALGKRALGVFTQLGLPNRIIWFLSYLPAPPMELLQS; encoded by the exons ATGGAATTTGAAATAACGCGCACAAGGCCTTCGCTTTTTGGGGATATTG CACATGGTTTGGGCTTCTGGACAGATCGTTCTGCAGTGCATGAAGCCGCAGCTCAGGGCAGAGTCGTGCAGCTCCGGAAACTGATCGAGAATGGAGCATCTGTCAACATTGTGGCCGTGGACTCCATCACTCCCCTCCATGAGGCCTGTATTCAGGGCCATACGCAGTGTGTGAAGCTGCTTCTGGATGCTGGAGCTCAT GTTGATGCTCGTAACATTGACGGCAGCACTCCGCTGTGTGATGCCTGTGCTGCTGGAAGTCTGGAGTGTGTGAAGCTGCTGTTAGAGCATGGAGCCACAGTAAATCCTCCTCTCTTTACCTTCTCACCACTGCATGAGGCCTGCATGGGCG GTAACTCTAAATGTGTTCAGCTCATGATTGATGAAGGAGCGCTGATGGAAGCTCATGACTGTCACTTTGGCACTCCTCTGCATGTAGCGTGTGCACGACAGCATCTGGACTGCGTCAAGGTCCTGTTGAATGCAG GTGCAAATGTGAATGCTGCTAAGCTTCATGAGACGGCACTTCATCATGCTGCTAAAGTCAAAAATCTGGAACTAATTGAGCTTTTGGTTGAATTTGGGGGAAATATCTTTGCCAGAGACAACCTTGGAAAAAAGCCAATTCAGTACACCAGATCCAGTTCAGCGTCCGCCCTCTGCTTAGAGTTTTACGAAT CCACGCCGCTCAGTCTGCAGCAGTTATGCAGGATTTCTCTCAGAAATGCCCTCGGGAAAAGAGCGCTGGGGGTTTTCACTCAACTGGGACTCCCAAACCGAATCATCTGGTTCCTCTCTTATTTACCGGCTCCTCCTATGGAGCTCCTCCAGTCCTGA
- the asb13b gene encoding ankyrin repeat and SOCS box protein 13 isoform X2, with protein sequence MEFEITRTRPSLFGDIAHGLGFWTDRSAVHEAAAQGRVVQLRKLIENGASVNIVAVDSITPLHEACIQGHTQCVKLLLDAGAHVDARNIDGSTPLCDACAAGSLECVKLLLEHGATVNPPLFTFSPLHEACMGGANVNAAKLHETALHHAAKVKNLELIELLVEFGGNIFARDNLGKKPIQYTRSSSASALCLEFYESTPLSLQQLCRISLRNALGKRALGVFTQLGLPNRIIWFLSYLPAPPMELLQS encoded by the exons ATGGAATTTGAAATAACGCGCACAAGGCCTTCGCTTTTTGGGGATATTG CACATGGTTTGGGCTTCTGGACAGATCGTTCTGCAGTGCATGAAGCCGCAGCTCAGGGCAGAGTCGTGCAGCTCCGGAAACTGATCGAGAATGGAGCATCTGTCAACATTGTGGCCGTGGACTCCATCACTCCCCTCCATGAGGCCTGTATTCAGGGCCATACGCAGTGTGTGAAGCTGCTTCTGGATGCTGGAGCTCAT GTTGATGCTCGTAACATTGACGGCAGCACTCCGCTGTGTGATGCCTGTGCTGCTGGAAGTCTGGAGTGTGTGAAGCTGCTGTTAGAGCATGGAGCCACAGTAAATCCTCCTCTCTTTACCTTCTCACCACTGCATGAGGCCTGCATGGGCG GTGCAAATGTGAATGCTGCTAAGCTTCATGAGACGGCACTTCATCATGCTGCTAAAGTCAAAAATCTGGAACTAATTGAGCTTTTGGTTGAATTTGGGGGAAATATCTTTGCCAGAGACAACCTTGGAAAAAAGCCAATTCAGTACACCAGATCCAGTTCAGCGTCCGCCCTCTGCTTAGAGTTTTACGAAT CCACGCCGCTCAGTCTGCAGCAGTTATGCAGGATTTCTCTCAGAAATGCCCTCGGGAAAAGAGCGCTGGGGGTTTTCACTCAACTGGGACTCCCAAACCGAATCATCTGGTTCCTCTCTTATTTACCGGCTCCTCCTATGGAGCTCCTCCAGTCCTGA